One part of the Eptesicus fuscus isolate TK198812 chromosome 2, DD_ASM_mEF_20220401, whole genome shotgun sequence genome encodes these proteins:
- the ACBD7 gene encoding acyl-CoA-binding domain-containing protein 7: MSLQADFDRAAEDVRKLKARPDDEELKELYGLYKQSVIGDINIECPGMLDLKGKAKWEAWNLQKGLSKEDAMNAYISKAKELIEKYGI; this comes from the exons GCTGATTTTGATAGAGCGGCGGAAGATGTGAGGAAGCTGAAAGCAAGGCCAGATGATGAAGAACTGAAGGAACTTTACGGGCTCTACAAACAATCTGTAATTGGAGACATCAATATTG AGTGTCCAGGAATGCTAGATTTAAAGGGCAAGGCTAAGTGGGAAGCATGGAACCTCCAAAAAG GATTATCGAAGGAAGATGCCATGAATGCCTATATTTCTAAAGCAAAAGAGCTGATAGAAAAATATGGAATTTAG